The sequence TTTCTTACCTAGGGTATCAATGGCTTTCCACACATCGGGCCTTGCGGGCATGAACATAGCCGTAACGGCTCTTCCCACCAGCACGCTATCGGGATTGATGACCTGCCAATGCTCGGCTACCTGGTAGCCATAACTGGCATTTTTCATGACGGCCCAGGCTTCTTCCACACTGACCTGTTTCATGCGTTCGAGGATCTTATCCGGCACTTTGGGCCTTCCATCGGGAAACCGTTCCCCTTTCCATTCGGGCGTTAAGGCTACCAGTTCTTCTTTGCTGATCTGCACTTCCTGTGCAGTGGTGTATTCACAAAGGATCGTTATGAGGAGTAAGGTGATCCCGCTTTTTAAAAGATGCATAAGCAAGCATTTGAAGTGAGTTAATTTTTTACAATGACGGCTTCAGGAACAACCTTTTTGTCTTCTCCGGGCGGATGGTTGTGCCACCAACTGGCCAGCGAAGAACCGGTGATGTTCATCACAGGTCCAAAGATGGCAGGCGCGAGTCCGGCAGTAGCCAGCTTGCCCATGGCCAGCGCGAGTCCGGATGCCAGGCCCGCATTCTGCATCCCTACCTCCAGGGCAATGGTGCGGCAATCCCTTTCGTGAAAATGCAGCAGCCTGGCCGACCAATAACCCATGAAATAGCCCAGTACATTGTGTAGCAGCACAGCAATGAGCAATAAAGCGCCTACCTGCAACAGGTTGTCCCTGCCGGCGGCGGTGATGATGGTGAGGATAATGGCAATACCCCCCATAGACAATAAAGGCATGGCTTTATCGAGCCATTTGGATTTTCCGTGCAGGAGATAATGAAACGCCAGACCAGCCGCTACCGGAATGATCACGATCTTGGTAATATCCCACACCATACCCCAGAAATTAATGTCTACAAAGCTGCCGCCCAGCAGTCGCATGAGCAGCGGCGTTAAGAAAGGCGCTACCATGGTGGAAATAGTGGTGACCGATACGGATAAGGCCAGGTTGCCCTTGGCCAGGTAACACATTACGTTGGAGGCGAGTCCGCTGGGGCAGCAGCCTACCAGGATGATGCCGGCAGCAATTTCATTGGGAAAGTTGAATAGCTTGGCCACGGCAAACCCTACCAGTGGCATGATCACGTAATGGCATACAACGCCTACAATGATGCCTTTGGGCATGCGCAGCACATTGGCAAAATCTTTCAGGCTTAATTCCGTACCCATGCCAAACATGATGATCTGCAACAAAGGAATGATGAGGCCCGATAGTTTAAAGCTGCCGATGGTTTTGAAATGCTGGGGATGATACATGGCGAGGCTCACAACCGCCATGATCATGAGCGTATAGGTAAGCCCTTTTAGCAAAGGGTGTTGCCGGAAGGCCAGCGCCAGACTTACAAAGAACAAGAGCAATAGCCAGCCACCCCATTGATGTTGTTGCTGCAGGGCCAGTATGCAGTACACGATTAAAAGAACAGCCGATGTGAGGTAGTAGACCGTAGAACGTTTCATGTGGCAATGCGTTTGGTTGTTGTAAGATATTTCTCCTTAGACCAGGGTGAGCCGCCTTTGGAAGGCGACCCACCCTTTGCATCAACTCCAGGTGCGGTCATGCGAGCGTACATCATTCCATTGGGGCGTGGGCTCAAAATAGGTTTTGTCGGAGGCGTGCAGGTGCTGCTTCACTACCTCCTCATTTAATTCAATGCCCAGCCCGGGAGCCGTTAACGGAAGGTTGCCAAAGCCTTTGGTGATCAGTTTTCTTCCATCGGTTGTTTTCACGAGGTCTTCCCACCAGGGCAGGTCAACGGAGTGATGCTCCAGTGATAGGAAGTTTTGTGTGGCGGCGGCACAATGCACACTGGCCATGAAGGAGACCGGGGTGCCGGCCTGGTGCATGGCCATCGCTATGCCATTTTCTTCTGCATAATCACCGATCCGTTTGGTCTCCAGCAACCCGCCGGAAGAAGCAAGGTCGGGGTGCACAATATCAACGGCCCTTTTGTCAATTAAAGCTTTGAATCCTTTCAGCAGGAATATGTCTTCACCGGTAAGGCAGGGGGTTTCCAATGCATCGCTCAATGTTTTCCATTGATCGGTCAACTCCCAGGACACTACATCTTCCAGCCAGGCCAGCCGGTATTTTTCCAGTGCTCTCCCGAGACGTATGCCATTGTTCAAATCAAAATGGCCATAGTGGTCGGTGGAAATGGGCGTTTCATAGCCCACCATGCTGCGTACATTTTCTACAACGTTGGCCAACTCTGCCAGTCCTTTGTCCGTGATCTGTATCTGTGTGAACGGATGCAGGGTATTGGCGTAGGACATCGGATTGTTCATGTCGCCCCATTGCGCCAGGTTGCCCTGGGCATTGCGCCACATATCGGCATTGACCAATGTACCCGGCTTGTTCTTCAATTCATTGATGGATACATCCATTTTCAACCAGGTGTAGCCCTGGTCTTTCATCCGGTAATTAATGAGTTTCTTTTGCGCTTCGGGCGAGCCTGCTTCCGGCGTATCTGCATACAATCTTACCTTATCACGGTAGCGGCCACCCAGTAATTGCCAGGCGGGTACATTGTAGGCCTTGCCACAGATGTCCCACAAAGCCATTTCCACGGCGCACACGCCACCGGCTTGTCTGGCCTGTCCGCCAAACTGTCTTATTTTCTTGAACAGCATTTCCACGTTGCAGGGATTTTCACCCAGCAGCCGGCTTTTGAGCAGTAAGGCATAACGTACGTCGGCCCCGTCCCTTACCTCGCCCAATCCATAAATACCCTGGTTGGTGTCAATGCGTATGATGGCTGTTCTTCCCAGCACGGTGGTGACGCAGTAACGCATGTCGGTTATCTTCAGATCGGAAGGAGCGGAGTTCCGGCTTACCTTTTGCGTGCTTTGCGCCACGATGTCTTCGATGGGCGACAACATACAGGCGCCACCCAATGTAATGCCACCCAAGGCGGATCGTTTTATAAAAGAACGGCGACTGTTGGGTGGTGAATCATTAGTAGAGAGATGACTATCTGGAGCGGGGGACGGGTCTTTCAAACCCAGTTTGGTGAGGAATTTTTGTGATGGTGTCATATAGGATAATTTAATTGTTATGATTGGTTAAGTGATGTCGGAAGTCTGAGGTCTGAGGTCTGAAGTCTGAGGTCTGAAGTCTGAAGTCTGAAGTCTGAAGTCTGAAGTCTGAAGTCTGAAGTCTGAAGTCCGAAGTCCGAAGTCTGAGGTCCGAGAATTGCGAAACTTGAGCATTTACGTTCTATCTGACCTCAGACTTCAGACCTCCGACTTCTGCCTTCGTCTTACCACGTTCGTTGTTTCATAAACTCATCCAATTCCTTCCTGCTCATCGGCAGCTTATCAGGATTGTCGTTCAGCCATTGCAGGAAATCTTTTTTGATCTCGTCGGTCCATTGCGTATCAATTTGTCCGGGTGTGTACTTGCCTTCGCGCAGGCGCTGGTGGCCAAAGGCATCGCGCAGGGCAATGAATTCGGCATTCAACACCACTTCCTCCAGCAGGTGGGCAGGGACGAATACCACACCACCTTTCTTCGCCAGCACCGCATCGCCGGGCAATACGGTGGCGCGACCAATGCGAATGGGCACATTGATGCCGCCGAGCATCATCTGTTGTATGTAAGAGGGATCATAGCCTTTGATCCAGGCATTGAACCCTTTGATCTCTGCCAGTCCTTCTATATCGCGTACGGAGCCAAAGAAAATAACGCCGCGGGCAGATTTGGCATAGATGGCATTGCCGAGGTTATCGCCAATCAGGGTGCCATCCACCACCTTGCCATAGCTGTCGGCAATGTAGATGTCGCCATTTTTCAATACATCAATGGGCCAGGAGTTGGGCGCGCCGATGCGGCCTTCGGCTTTACCTTTATCTTTTACCAGCTTGTCGGCATCGGGCCGCAGGGGCAGGTATTGCGCCGTTACTGCACGGCCGGTCATGGCCGAATCAGGATGCAATACCATCCAGTCGCCTTCAAACTGGTTCATGTATCCTTTGTTGCGCAAAATGCCCCAGGCCTCTTCGAGGCGCACCGCTTTGAGGCGTTGCAATAATTTGTCGGGTACGTGTGGGCGTCCGTCGGCAGAGCGTTCTCCTTTCCATTCGGGCGTTAAGGCTTTGATCTGTTGCGGGGTAAGTGTTACCTGTTGTGCGTGTAATAGCGAACACAGGAGCAAGCCTGTCATCGTTAGAAAATTCTTTTTCATATGGATTTTTTTGAGGTCTGAAGTCTGAGGTCTGAAGTCTGAAGTCTGATTTTTTCCTGCATCCGGCTTCTGGCTTCCTGGCCCTTACCGGAAAACACTTTGCTTTTTCTTCTCCAATTCCTCCGGAACTGCATGTTTTTGTTGCAGGTTGCCGATGGCTTCAAATTCATCAAACAGTTTGGTGCTCAGTTTTTCAAAGATGCCGAAGTAATCTGCATAGACGGCATGGTGCTGTTTATGCGGTTTGTATACATCGGGCAATTCAACGGTTTTGGCTGCTTCATCCAGCGATTTGTAGATGCCCATCTCCGTAGCGCTTAACAACCAGGCGCCAAAACTCACGCTGTGCGATTGCTGCCGCAGGCGTACGGGCTTGTTAAACATGTTCGCGATCATCTGGGTACAGAAAGGAATGGTGCCGAAGCTGCCATTCACGGAAAGGCTTTTGATCGTGCGTTGTTCGCCGAGACTTTTACCGATGCTGTATATTTCATACAGGATGCCTTCAATGGTGGCCCGCACAAAATGTTTACGTTCGTGTTTAATGTTCAGCCCGAAATAAGCACCCCGGGCATTGGCATTCCAGATGGGGGCGCGTTCGCCCAGCAGGTAGGGCAGGAAGAGCAGGCCATCTGAACCCACCGGCACCTGGGATGCCTCTTCGATCAGTTGTTGCATGCTGTGCTCTATATCGAAAGGGTTGGTAAAGTCGCCAAACTGCCGGGTAAACCATTCAAAGATGTTGCCGCCATTATTGGTAGGTCCGCCACTTACATAACAATTATCGGTCAGCAGGTAGTTGAAGAAACGCATTTGATCGTCTTTCAGTACCGTGGGGCCCATTACGCGTACGGCGCCGCTGTCTTCAATGGTAATGGTGGCATTGCCTTCGCCTTTCACCCCATCGCCCAGGGTTGCCAGGCAACCATCGCTGGAGCCAACAATGATCTTCGTTTCGGCCAGCAGGCCCAGTGATTGCTGGTAGGCTTTCTTCAGTTTGCCGGCAGTGGCAAATACAGGTGCCAGGTCGGGCAGTTTGGCGGCTGTAATGCCGGCATACTGCAGGGCATCGGCTTCCCAGGAAACAGTATGAATATTCAGCAGACCGGTGGCCGAAGCAATGCTGTAGTCTATCAGGTATTCACCGGTCAACTGGTGAATGATGTAACTTTTAATGGAGAGGAACTTACTGGTTTGCCGGAAACGCGCTGCATCACGGCTCCTGATCCACGCTATCTTCAGCAGGGGCGACATGGGATGGATGGGCGTTCCGGTAGCTGCATAGAGTTTTTTGCCAGCCGCCGAGTTGCGTAGCTCTAGTGCTTCTTTCTTGGCGCGGTTGTCGCTCCAGGTAATGGCATTGCCAAGCGGGTTACCATTTTTATCTACTGCCAGCAGACTGTGCATAGCGGCGCTGAAACAAATGCAGGCTACTTTATATTTCTTCGGGTGTATGTATTCATTCAGCAGGTTCTTCAGTACATACAGGGTGGTAATAAATATCTGCTCGGGGTCCTGCTCACTGTGGTCGGGCTCTGTATGAAATGTAGGATAGTAACCCTTCATCGAACCGATGACACGGCCATTGAGGTCAAAAGCAAATACCCTGATCCCGTTGGTCCCTAACTCTATCGTAATGATGCATTTCATATTTGTGGGGATTATTGGTTGCTCAAATGGTTTTTTCTGAATTCACTGGGCCGGTAACCGGTCAGTTTTTTAAAGGTGGTGGAAAAATGTTGTGATGAATAGAACCCGGTATCCAGTGCGATGTCGGTCACACTGATATCAGGCCGCTTCAATAGTTTAATGGCTTCCGAAATACGGATATTGATGAGGTAGTTGATGGGCGAAAAGCCTGAATAGCTTTTTACCCTTTCTGTGAACAGGGTAGTGCCCAGCCCTACGAGGGCTGCCATTTCTTCTACCGTCCATTGGTGCGAGAGGTTTTCGCGCAACACCTGTTCCAGGCGCATGAAAGTTTTGGGGAAGTCGCGGCCGGGATGGCTTTGCCGGGTCATGTGGCGGGTTACCTGTATCAGCAGGTCATCTACCTGGTGGTTGATGCGCGCCTGGTAACCTATTTCATGACCAAACAGTTCGGCATGTATACATTTGAGTATTTTACCGGCTTCGTTGAACCTGGATAGTACCGGTGAACTATTCAATGATAATATTTTACCGATGGCGGCGCCTTCACTTTCCGACAAGCCGCTCCATTTGCCGGGAAGGATATGTCCATTCTCTCCTTTGTGAATGCCGAGGTGGATCCAGGTAAAGGCGCCGATCTCCAGTACGCCGTTATCGCTGCCAAACGGGGCGCCGGGCATTATCACGGCTACATCGCCCGGGTAAAAGACATAAGGCTGGTGATTGATGCGCCATTCAAATTTGCCTTCTATAATATAATAGATCCTGATGCCTTCTGTGGCCGTAGTGAGAAAGGTATTGAGCTGGATAGAGCCATTCTTTTTTATGCCCACTTCCAGCATATGCGGGAATAACCGCAATTCTGCTGATTTGCCGTGTTGTAGCACAAATTGATTCATATGGCTTTATCTAAATGACTGAGGCAACCGTTAACGTTTGTCAGGGTGAGCCACCTTTGGAAGGTGACCCACCCTTTGATCACCTCCATATAAAGAAAGGAAATTTATCGGTGCCGGATGTACAAAATTCAACACAGTTTTATTTTGGAAGTTTTTGAATGGAATACCGGATAATTTGGCACCTTAACGATTATCTCACCAAAACAACTTGCCGGTATGAAAAAGTACACCAGCGGCAAGCCATCCCGTTTTACGGGACTATGGCTGCTTTGCGTTTTTCTTTTGTTGATATCCGCTGCCCGCGCTCAAACAATTACAGGTACTGTATCGGATGAAAAAGGTACGAAACTTTTTAATGCATCCGTCGTAGTGAAAGGAAGTTCACAAGGAACTGTTACCGATGCTGATGGCAAATTCAGCATTCCCGTGCCGGCCACTGCCGGTAACAATGCCACCCTCGTTTTTAGTTCAATAGGATTTAAAACGATGGAAGTGGCCATAGGAGGCCGCAGTGTAGTGAATGTAACGCTGGTGGCCAGTAACCAAGACCTGGGCGAAGTGGTGGTAACGGCGCTTGGTATTAAGAAGCAGGCCCGTGCATTGGGTTATTCCGCCACCAGCGTGAAGCCCGAAGAGCTGACCGTGAACCGTTCCAGCAATATCATGAATTCCCTGCAGGGCAAGGTGGCAGGGGTAAATATCTCCTCACTGGGCACCGGCCCCGGCGGTACTTCCAAGATCCGCATCCGCGGCCAGTCGTCTCTTTCCGGGCAAAACAACCCGCTCATCGTTATTAATGGCGTACCGGTTGATAATACCAACTTCAACGACAATACGATTTCCGTGAAAGGCGGCGGTGTATTTGCCGACGGCGGCGACGGTTTGTCGAGCATCAACCCCGATGATATTGAAAGTATGACGATATTGAAAGGAGCGCCGGCATCGGCCCTCTATGGCTCACGCGCCAAAGACGGGGTGATCATGATCACCACCAAAACGAGAGGAAAAACAAAAGGCATCGGTGTTACGTATAATGGGAATTATACCAACGAGACGCCCCTGGATTTTACCGATTACCAGAACGAATACGGTCAGGGTGAGGGCGGCGTTCGTCCTACTACAGCCAATCCTACTACGGGACAATGGTCGTTCGGTGAAAAATTTGCACCGGGCATGACGCATATACTCTTTAATAACCTGACTGTTCCCTATCAGCCACAGGGGAGCCGCATTA comes from Paraflavitalea devenefica and encodes:
- a CDS encoding helix-turn-helix transcriptional regulator: MNQFVLQHGKSAELRLFPHMLEVGIKKNGSIQLNTFLTTATEGIRIYYIIEGKFEWRINHQPYVFYPGDVAVIMPGAPFGSDNGVLEIGAFTWIHLGIHKGENGHILPGKWSGLSESEGAAIGKILSLNSSPVLSRFNEAGKILKCIHAELFGHEIGYQARINHQVDDLLIQVTRHMTRQSHPGRDFPKTFMRLEQVLRENLSHQWTVEEMAALVGLGTTLFTERVKSYSGFSPINYLINIRISEAIKLLKRPDISVTDIALDTGFYSSQHFSTTFKKLTGYRPSEFRKNHLSNQ
- a CDS encoding RraA family protein, translated to MKKNFLTMTGLLLCSLLHAQQVTLTPQQIKALTPEWKGERSADGRPHVPDKLLQRLKAVRLEEAWGILRNKGYMNQFEGDWMVLHPDSAMTGRAVTAQYLPLRPDADKLVKDKGKAEGRIGAPNSWPIDVLKNGDIYIADSYGKVVDGTLIGDNLGNAIYAKSARGVIFFGSVRDIEGLAEIKGFNAWIKGYDPSYIQQMMLGGINVPIRIGRATVLPGDAVLAKKGGVVFVPAHLLEEVVLNAEFIALRDAFGHQRLREGKYTPGQIDTQWTDEIKKDFLQWLNDNPDKLPMSRKELDEFMKQRTW
- a CDS encoding mandelate racemase/muconate lactonizing enzyme family protein gives rise to the protein MTPSQKFLTKLGLKDPSPAPDSHLSTNDSPPNSRRSFIKRSALGGITLGGACMLSPIEDIVAQSTQKVSRNSAPSDLKITDMRYCVTTVLGRTAIIRIDTNQGIYGLGEVRDGADVRYALLLKSRLLGENPCNVEMLFKKIRQFGGQARQAGGVCAVEMALWDICGKAYNVPAWQLLGGRYRDKVRLYADTPEAGSPEAQKKLINYRMKDQGYTWLKMDVSINELKNKPGTLVNADMWRNAQGNLAQWGDMNNPMSYANTLHPFTQIQITDKGLAELANVVENVRSMVGYETPISTDHYGHFDLNNGIRLGRALEKYRLAWLEDVVSWELTDQWKTLSDALETPCLTGEDIFLLKGFKALIDKRAVDIVHPDLASSGGLLETKRIGDYAEENGIAMAMHQAGTPVSFMASVHCAAATQNFLSLEHHSVDLPWWEDLVKTTDGRKLITKGFGNLPLTAPGLGIELNEEVVKQHLHASDKTYFEPTPQWNDVRSHDRTWS
- a CDS encoding gluconokinase; this encodes MKCIITIELGTNGIRVFAFDLNGRVIGSMKGYYPTFHTEPDHSEQDPEQIFITTLYVLKNLLNEYIHPKKYKVACICFSAAMHSLLAVDKNGNPLGNAITWSDNRAKKEALELRNSAAGKKLYAATGTPIHPMSPLLKIAWIRSRDAARFRQTSKFLSIKSYIIHQLTGEYLIDYSIASATGLLNIHTVSWEADALQYAGITAAKLPDLAPVFATAGKLKKAYQQSLGLLAETKIIVGSSDGCLATLGDGVKGEGNATITIEDSGAVRVMGPTVLKDDQMRFFNYLLTDNCYVSGGPTNNGGNIFEWFTRQFGDFTNPFDIEHSMQQLIEEASQVPVGSDGLLFLPYLLGERAPIWNANARGAYFGLNIKHERKHFVRATIEGILYEIYSIGKSLGEQRTIKSLSVNGSFGTIPFCTQMIANMFNKPVRLRQQSHSVSFGAWLLSATEMGIYKSLDEAAKTVELPDVYKPHKQHHAVYADYFGIFEKLSTKLFDEFEAIGNLQQKHAVPEELEKKKQSVFR
- a CDS encoding bile acid:sodium symporter family protein translates to MKRSTVYYLTSAVLLIVYCILALQQQHQWGGWLLLLFFVSLALAFRQHPLLKGLTYTLMIMAVVSLAMYHPQHFKTIGSFKLSGLIIPLLQIIMFGMGTELSLKDFANVLRMPKGIIVGVVCHYVIMPLVGFAVAKLFNFPNEIAAGIILVGCCPSGLASNVMCYLAKGNLALSVSVTTISTMVAPFLTPLLMRLLGGSFVDINFWGMVWDITKIVIIPVAAGLAFHYLLHGKSKWLDKAMPLLSMGGIAIILTIITAAGRDNLLQVGALLLIAVLLHNVLGYFMGYWSARLLHFHERDCRTIALEVGMQNAGLASGLALAMGKLATAGLAPAIFGPVMNITGSSLASWWHNHPPGEDKKVVPEAVIVKN